Proteins co-encoded in one Microbacterium hydrocarbonoxydans genomic window:
- a CDS encoding flagellar motor switch protein FliM: MTASVRMDEPATRYADYDFSRPAQLGRESTRHLEAAFESFARLWSSQLTAKVRVRAHLALESVDLVSYEEYAETLPSTTAMVTGAFDGRDEPCVVQFGLDSALLWVVQMMGGRTTSAPESRTFTPIELALVRNIMEGTFEHLYASLGTLLPSEPKYTAVHYNPQYMQVISAAAAVIVARYTMRLGDAESTATVMLPATTVVDRLAASGTDSSAEHTPRQTLDQVRSTPLELTLRLAPLTIGTGEVLDLAPGDLLRLPHAETAPFELVAGEIPIARATPGSRGSRLTCKITTITEETH, from the coding sequence ATGACCGCATCCGTCCGGATGGATGAGCCCGCCACGCGGTATGCCGACTACGACTTCAGCCGCCCTGCGCAGCTCGGACGGGAGAGCACCCGTCATCTGGAAGCCGCGTTCGAGTCGTTCGCGCGTCTCTGGTCGTCCCAATTGACGGCGAAGGTCAGGGTGCGCGCGCACCTGGCGCTGGAGAGCGTCGATCTGGTCTCGTACGAGGAGTATGCCGAGACGCTGCCGAGCACGACCGCCATGGTCACGGGAGCCTTCGACGGCCGCGACGAGCCCTGCGTCGTGCAGTTCGGACTCGACAGCGCCCTGCTCTGGGTCGTGCAGATGATGGGAGGGCGGACCACATCGGCACCCGAGTCGCGCACGTTCACCCCGATCGAGCTCGCGCTCGTGCGCAACATCATGGAAGGGACCTTCGAGCACCTGTATGCGAGCTTGGGGACTCTTCTGCCGAGTGAGCCGAAGTACACGGCTGTGCACTACAACCCGCAGTACATGCAGGTGATCTCCGCGGCCGCGGCCGTCATCGTCGCCCGCTACACGATGCGTCTGGGCGATGCCGAGAGCACCGCCACCGTGATGCTGCCCGCGACCACGGTGGTCGACCGCCTCGCCGCATCCGGCACCGACTCGTCTGCCGAGCACACGCCCAGGCAGACTCTGGATCAGGTGCGCAGCACCCCGCTCGAACTCACGCTCCGGCTCGCGCCGCTCACGATCGGCACGGGCGAAGTGCTCGATCTCGCGCCGGGCGATCTGCTCCGGCTTCCCCACGCCGAGACCGCTCCGTTCGAGCTCGTCGCAGGGGAGATCCCGATCGCACGGGCGACCCCGGGCAGCCGCGGCTCGCGCCTGACCTGCAAGATCACGACCATCACCGAGGAGACCCACTGA
- a CDS encoding flagellar motor switch protein FliN, producing the protein MSTFHETAVAAAIAGRLPFGYPVIPTPSTDPGATGEAVAVTVTGTPGARIAIQVVDPSQLDDGSPTARLADRLHPIFESAAAVFGAGALSAAEPVDAAETFAQPGTQVFDLVDADGAVAARLSVRVDGGTTTQAQGPQRLSRIAGVEMELVVEIGRTRMPVRDVLALEPGRVVELDRAAGSPADIKLNGRLIGHGTVVVAEGDFAIRVERILDGAETV; encoded by the coding sequence ATGAGCACCTTCCACGAGACCGCCGTCGCTGCGGCGATTGCCGGCAGGCTGCCGTTCGGCTACCCCGTGATCCCCACGCCGTCGACCGATCCCGGTGCGACCGGCGAGGCCGTCGCGGTGACCGTGACGGGCACACCGGGTGCGCGGATCGCGATCCAGGTCGTCGATCCGTCGCAGCTCGACGACGGCTCGCCCACGGCGCGCCTCGCCGATCGACTGCATCCGATCTTCGAGTCGGCAGCCGCCGTGTTCGGTGCCGGCGCTCTCAGCGCCGCCGAACCGGTCGATGCGGCAGAGACGTTCGCGCAGCCGGGCACGCAGGTCTTCGACCTGGTCGATGCCGACGGCGCGGTGGCAGCTCGTCTGTCCGTGCGGGTCGACGGCGGCACCACGACGCAGGCGCAGGGACCGCAGCGGCTCAGCAGGATCGCCGGAGTGGAGATGGAACTGGTGGTCGAGATCGGACGCACGCGGATGCCGGTGCGCGACGTGCTCGCGCTCGAGCCCGGGCGCGTCGTCGAGCTGGACCGTGCCGCGGGCTCCCCGGCCGACATCAAACTCAACGGTCGTCTGATCGGACACGGCACAGTCGTCGTGGCAGAGGGAGACTTCGCGATCCGCGTCGAGCGCATCCTCGACGGCGCCGAGACGGTCTGA
- a CDS encoding flagellar biosynthetic protein FliO: MDDLLVAVRAVVALAAVLGLLLFLSRRLQKSQNAGTSPLAGLMPKKLARLTEFRPVKSATTGGSRPRPEKITVVARSGIGGKAQLVVAEFGGIRYVLGVTEQGISVVDTQEAPPLDEEPLDDDEIGDDSTGAAEEPPNDIVDRALRSVA; this comes from the coding sequence GTGGACGACCTGCTCGTCGCAGTCCGTGCGGTCGTCGCTCTCGCGGCGGTGCTCGGTCTGCTCCTCTTCCTCAGCCGGCGACTGCAGAAGAGCCAGAACGCGGGCACGAGCCCGCTCGCGGGGCTGATGCCGAAGAAGCTCGCGCGGCTCACCGAGTTCCGTCCTGTGAAGAGCGCCACCACCGGCGGCAGCCGCCCCCGCCCCGAGAAGATCACCGTCGTGGCCCGCTCGGGAATCGGGGGCAAGGCGCAGCTCGTCGTGGCGGAGTTCGGAGGCATCCGCTACGTGCTGGGTGTCACGGAACAGGGCATCAGCGTCGTCGACACGCAGGAGGCGCCGCCGCTCGACGAGGAACCCCTGGATGACGACGAGATCGGCGACGATTCGACCGGTGCCGCTGAGGAACCGCCGAACGACATCGTCGATCGGGCACTGCGCTCGGTCGCCTGA
- a CDS encoding flagellar hook-length control protein FliK — MTTVSLLGALAADPSATNTTSGRETSEPGTPFDEIIVQVRELASGADVPSRERSTSSAEDDLATAPAQAQTDASARDLAAAAALLGVVDETPAVPEAGAGARGADDAESAETAEASAIVAALDTSILTRSDTAAATAILDTAVGSPDPEAEHSASAPASASPAAVTAESPVALSSFADSAASAASAGLAGSARPQGSSPAALTAAEHAPAAQAPDADSGQPLHAPTPGSSAAGAAGVPPVGESPAPAPVRTLSSLPDPMGSYADIMASAGAAEGDGIAEPVLTVGDRAVSPAAATAATGSGAGAASGLSAIAQTVVVPAAPVVAAGDVAPDAARTVAAQVAPVVLNIAQRPAGAHQLTMTVNPDSLGPVTVRAHISQAGEVQVELIGGTDAGRDALKSIVADLRRDLAAVSPHATLSVSTGVSADPGSARGGHPGAEASTGDQGARRDGAPEQRGHRPGSDRGDELAHLIRITTSTRAGVGEGLDTFA; from the coding sequence ATGACGACGGTGAGTCTTCTGGGCGCTCTGGCGGCAGATCCGTCTGCGACGAACACGACATCGGGTCGCGAGACGAGTGAGCCGGGAACGCCCTTCGACGAGATCATCGTGCAGGTGCGCGAGCTCGCCTCGGGAGCCGACGTCCCGAGCCGAGAACGCTCGACGTCGTCGGCGGAGGACGACCTCGCAACCGCGCCCGCGCAGGCGCAGACGGATGCGAGTGCGAGAGACCTCGCCGCCGCCGCGGCGCTGCTGGGCGTCGTCGACGAGACACCCGCCGTGCCCGAGGCGGGTGCGGGTGCGCGCGGCGCCGACGACGCGGAGTCGGCTGAGACTGCAGAGGCATCCGCCATCGTCGCAGCGCTCGACACGTCGATCCTGACGCGCTCCGACACTGCGGCCGCGACCGCGATCCTCGATACGGCCGTCGGATCGCCGGACCCGGAGGCAGAGCATTCGGCTTCCGCACCCGCGTCTGCGTCGCCGGCAGCCGTCACAGCCGAGAGTCCCGTCGCGCTGAGCAGCTTCGCTGATTCCGCAGCATCCGCCGCATCCGCGGGTCTCGCAGGGTCTGCGAGACCGCAGGGTTCATCGCCGGCCGCTCTGACAGCCGCCGAGCACGCGCCCGCCGCGCAGGCCCCCGACGCGGACTCCGGGCAGCCGCTTCACGCACCGACACCTGGCTCGTCCGCAGCCGGGGCGGCAGGAGTGCCGCCCGTGGGGGAGTCGCCTGCACCAGCCCCTGTGCGCACACTGTCTTCGCTGCCCGATCCGATGGGGTCGTATGCAGACATCATGGCTTCCGCCGGGGCGGCGGAAGGCGACGGCATCGCAGAGCCCGTGCTGACCGTCGGCGACCGCGCAGTGTCACCGGCCGCTGCCACCGCTGCGACCGGCTCCGGAGCCGGCGCCGCCTCCGGCCTGTCCGCGATCGCACAGACCGTCGTCGTGCCGGCTGCTCCCGTCGTCGCTGCGGGCGATGTCGCGCCCGACGCCGCCCGCACCGTCGCTGCACAGGTGGCTCCGGTGGTGCTCAACATCGCGCAGCGCCCCGCCGGAGCGCATCAGCTCACCATGACGGTGAACCCCGATTCGCTCGGCCCCGTCACGGTGCGTGCCCACATCAGCCAGGCCGGTGAGGTGCAGGTGGAGCTGATCGGAGGCACGGATGCGGGGCGCGACGCCCTGAAATCGATCGTCGCCGATCTGCGCCGCGACCTGGCCGCCGTGTCGCCTCACGCCACGCTGTCGGTGAGCACCGGGGTCTCCGCCGACCCGGGCTCCGCCCGAGGAGGACACCCCGGGGCAGAAGCCTCGACGGGTGACCAGGGCGCCCGTCGAGACGGCGCGCCCGAGCAGCGAGGGCACCGCCCGGGCTCGGACCGCGGCGACGAGCTCGCCCACCTCATTCGGATCACCACCAGCACCCGCGCCGGCGTCGGCGAGGGACTCGACACGTTCGCCTGA
- a CDS encoding FliH/SctL family protein, with translation MLDSAFTPLVMPRVGEPPLDLRAETEQARARGYADGYAEGVRRARDEAAHQADLTQRRERELTETYLHQRGSALRALDAARDALDARTESVRAVATETIEQLAVELAETILGTELADPARAAAHAVRRAVAEAPVDRWTRVLLSEQDAPVVEADDDLSGLMAGIEVVASSAVDPGGALIEVEDGEVDTRIVHALRRAQAQLRREAEPDGRIS, from the coding sequence GTGCTCGATTCCGCCTTCACTCCTCTGGTGATGCCGCGCGTGGGCGAGCCGCCGCTCGACCTCCGGGCCGAGACGGAGCAGGCCCGAGCGCGGGGCTATGCCGACGGCTACGCCGAGGGAGTGCGACGGGCACGAGATGAGGCCGCGCATCAGGCGGATCTCACCCAGAGACGCGAGCGCGAGCTCACCGAGACCTATCTGCATCAGCGAGGCTCCGCGCTGCGCGCTCTCGATGCCGCCCGGGATGCGCTCGACGCGAGGACCGAGAGCGTACGCGCGGTCGCCACCGAGACCATCGAGCAGTTGGCGGTCGAGCTCGCCGAGACGATTCTCGGGACCGAGCTCGCCGACCCCGCTCGTGCCGCCGCCCACGCGGTGCGCAGAGCCGTCGCCGAAGCTCCGGTCGACCGCTGGACCAGGGTGCTGCTGAGCGAGCAGGACGCGCCGGTCGTCGAGGCGGACGACGACCTCTCAGGGCTCATGGCGGGCATCGAGGTGGTCGCATCCTCTGCGGTGGATCCCGGCGGCGCGCTGATCGAGGTCGAAGACGGAGAGGTCGACACCCGGATCGTGCACGCTCTGCGGCGTGCGCAGGCGCAGCTTCGACGCGAGGCCGAGCCGGACGGGCGGATCTCGTGA
- a CDS encoding flagellar motor protein MotB, translating to MSTGRRSRSRGHDDEAHDEPDERWAVSYADMVTVLMCLFIVLFAVSNVDKTKFELLANSLATGFGQESTEGGADTAEGMVIPPELQDEDGVVDLTARAEVEYESLEDLKERMHAALQVQGLQDAVEFVIDDRGLNVGLIGAETFFGDNSTSLSGKADAVLDAIGDVLITVGNQVSVEGHADHRVSADPYPTNWELSGGRATQVARFLVEHEGVGGPRVKATAFSDTRPLVPGDSPEALAGNRRVDIVVESSEEEQVRALIPAIAAAAEGS from the coding sequence GTGAGCACGGGTCGACGCTCGCGCTCGCGGGGCCACGACGACGAAGCGCACGACGAGCCCGATGAGCGCTGGGCGGTGTCGTACGCCGACATGGTGACCGTGCTGATGTGTCTGTTCATCGTGCTGTTCGCGGTCTCCAACGTGGACAAGACCAAGTTCGAGCTCCTCGCGAACAGCCTGGCGACCGGATTCGGCCAGGAGAGCACCGAGGGCGGAGCCGACACGGCCGAGGGGATGGTGATCCCACCCGAGCTTCAGGACGAAGACGGCGTCGTCGACCTCACGGCCCGCGCCGAGGTCGAGTACGAGTCGCTCGAAGATCTGAAGGAGCGGATGCACGCGGCGCTGCAGGTGCAGGGTCTGCAGGATGCCGTCGAGTTCGTGATCGACGACCGCGGACTCAACGTCGGCCTCATCGGCGCCGAGACCTTCTTCGGCGACAACAGCACGTCGCTCTCTGGCAAAGCGGATGCGGTGCTCGACGCGATCGGCGACGTGCTGATCACGGTCGGCAATCAGGTGAGCGTCGAGGGGCACGCCGATCATCGCGTCTCGGCCGATCCCTATCCCACGAACTGGGAGCTGTCGGGAGGACGAGCCACCCAGGTCGCGCGCTTCCTCGTCGAGCACGAGGGAGTCGGCGGACCTCGCGTGAAGGCGACCGCCTTCTCCGACACGCGACCACTCGTTCCCGGCGACAGCCCCGAGGCGCTCGCAGGCAACCGTCGTGTCGACATCGTCGTCGAATCGAGCGAGGAAGAGCAGGTGCGAGCGCTGATCCCGGCGATCGCGGCCGCTGCCGAGGGGAGCTGA
- a CDS encoding flagellar hook capping FlgD N-terminal domain-containing protein, with the protein MTVDAVSAPTSIHTSGTTDPAARKQTLDGEVFLKLLVTQLTHQDPSNPMDTNEMISQTTQLAMMEQLTTLTENGTEAFALNMRQAATALIGQEAGYKDADGKTVTGIVTKVSFDGPVPQVTIGDKTVSLDAITGVATRTASAQTPASPQTPTAPDTPAAA; encoded by the coding sequence ATGACCGTCGACGCCGTGAGCGCACCGACCTCGATCCACACCAGCGGCACGACCGATCCTGCCGCCCGCAAGCAGACGCTCGACGGCGAGGTGTTCCTCAAGCTGCTCGTGACGCAGCTCACGCATCAGGATCCGTCGAACCCGATGGACACGAACGAGATGATCTCGCAGACCACCCAGCTGGCGATGATGGAGCAGCTGACGACGCTGACCGAGAACGGCACCGAGGCGTTCGCCCTCAACATGCGGCAGGCCGCGACCGCGCTGATCGGGCAGGAGGCCGGCTACAAGGACGCCGACGGCAAGACCGTCACCGGCATCGTCACCAAGGTCTCGTTCGACGGACCCGTTCCGCAGGTGACCATCGGCGACAAGACCGTCTCGCTCGACGCCATCACGGGGGTCGCCACCCGGACCGCATCTGCGCAGACACCCGCATCACCCCAGACCCCCACCGCGCCGGACACCCCCGCCGCGGCCTGA
- the fliG gene encoding flagellar motor switch protein FliG, translating into MSALTELLDAQADTVEVSTAVVTASAAAEHSMSGLRKAAIVLMNMDRAAGAEVLRHLGEERSEMLAAELTQLGGVDVASTARALGEFRRIATGGSVPSRGGQELATGLLETAFGREKAVGMVGRVMSQGSVSFDFLNAADPAQLATILEGELPTTVAVVLANLRADRAAAVLAALQDPLRTDVAQAIATMGTATQEAISIVADSLRSRTGVFAMRDNHESIGGVQPLVEIINRSDTALEKSLLASLEGRDLALAEDIRSRMVTFADFARLEDRDAQRVLRGIDLRMLALALKGADEQVVEKVRTNMTERNQENLAEETRVLGPVRMRQVDEARAEIVRIIRELEASEEITISREDEDELIE; encoded by the coding sequence ATGAGCGCTCTGACCGAACTGCTCGACGCGCAGGCCGATACCGTCGAGGTGTCGACCGCCGTGGTGACCGCATCGGCGGCAGCCGAACACTCCATGAGCGGGCTGCGCAAGGCGGCGATCGTGCTCATGAACATGGACCGCGCCGCGGGTGCCGAGGTTCTGCGGCATCTGGGCGAGGAGCGCTCCGAGATGCTGGCTGCCGAGCTCACTCAGCTCGGCGGCGTGGATGTCGCATCCACGGCCCGCGCGCTCGGGGAGTTCCGTCGCATCGCCACCGGGGGCTCCGTGCCGTCGAGAGGCGGACAGGAGCTGGCCACCGGACTGCTGGAGACCGCCTTCGGGCGCGAGAAGGCCGTGGGCATGGTGGGCCGCGTGATGTCGCAGGGCTCGGTGTCGTTCGACTTTCTGAACGCGGCGGATCCCGCGCAGCTCGCGACGATCCTCGAGGGGGAGCTGCCGACCACCGTGGCGGTCGTGCTGGCGAACCTGCGCGCAGATCGTGCGGCGGCGGTTCTCGCCGCACTCCAGGATCCGCTGCGCACCGACGTCGCGCAGGCGATCGCGACCATGGGCACCGCCACCCAGGAGGCGATCTCGATCGTCGCCGACTCGCTGCGCTCGCGAACGGGAGTGTTCGCGATGCGTGACAATCACGAATCGATCGGGGGAGTGCAGCCGCTCGTCGAGATCATCAACCGGTCGGACACGGCTCTCGAGAAGTCGCTGCTCGCGTCGCTCGAAGGGCGCGATCTGGCGCTCGCTGAGGACATCCGGAGTCGCATGGTCACGTTCGCCGACTTCGCGCGCCTCGAGGACCGCGACGCTCAGCGTGTACTCCGCGGCATCGATCTGCGCATGCTCGCTCTCGCGCTCAAGGGTGCCGACGAGCAGGTCGTCGAGAAGGTGCGCACCAACATGACCGAGCGCAATCAGGAGAATCTGGCCGAGGAGACACGGGTCCTCGGTCCGGTGCGCATGCGGCAGGTCGACGAGGCCCGGGCCGAGATCGTTCGCATCATCCGCGAGCTCGAGGCGTCCGAGGAGATCACGATCTCCCGCGAGGACGAGGACGAGCTCATCGAGTGA
- a CDS encoding FliI/YscN family ATPase, producing MAAARPQHTGVVQAVRGLGVEVRGVAGAVGDRVRIDTSAGRSVEAEIVALDGAAARCMPLGRLDGITARARVRHAGAPLQVPTGPGLLGRVLDGLGRPIDGKGPLPSTAPLVPLDHDAPSVITRRRIDRQLGLGVRVLDTMTPVGSGQRMGLFAGSGVGKSSLMSMIARGSSADVTVMALVGERGREVREFLEDDLGEEGLARSVVVVATSDQPAMARLRSAFVATRIAEQFRDDGLDVVLMMDSLTRVAMAQREIGLSAGEPPATRGYPPSTFSVLARLLERAGTAETGSITGLYTVLVDGDDHNEPIADAARGILDGHVVLDRSLAIRGHFPAVDALGSVSRVVSKITTPEQRQQAVMLRSVLAARRSANDLIDIGAYRQGANPLVDSAIEHESEIARFLTQPMDDLSTVDESWQRLAALTSEFGGLTP from the coding sequence ATGGCCGCCGCCCGTCCCCAGCACACCGGCGTCGTGCAGGCCGTTCGGGGCCTCGGCGTCGAGGTGCGCGGCGTGGCCGGCGCGGTAGGCGATCGAGTGCGCATCGACACATCAGCCGGGCGTTCCGTCGAGGCGGAGATCGTCGCTCTCGACGGCGCCGCGGCGCGCTGCATGCCGCTCGGCAGGCTCGACGGCATCACAGCGCGGGCGCGGGTCCGCCACGCCGGTGCCCCGCTTCAGGTGCCCACCGGCCCGGGACTGCTCGGGCGTGTTCTCGACGGCCTCGGACGTCCGATCGACGGCAAGGGCCCGCTGCCGAGCACCGCACCGCTCGTGCCGCTCGATCACGATGCCCCGAGCGTCATCACGCGACGACGGATCGATCGTCAGCTCGGTCTCGGCGTGCGCGTGCTCGACACGATGACTCCGGTCGGCTCCGGTCAGCGCATGGGCCTGTTCGCCGGATCGGGCGTCGGCAAGTCCTCGCTCATGTCGATGATCGCTCGCGGATCCTCCGCCGATGTCACGGTGATGGCACTCGTCGGCGAGCGCGGACGTGAGGTGCGCGAGTTCCTCGAGGACGACCTCGGGGAAGAAGGTCTCGCGCGCTCGGTGGTCGTGGTCGCGACCTCTGATCAGCCGGCCATGGCGCGTCTGCGGTCGGCCTTCGTCGCCACGCGCATCGCGGAGCAGTTCCGCGACGACGGTCTCGATGTCGTGCTCATGATGGACTCGCTCACACGCGTGGCGATGGCGCAGCGCGAGATCGGACTCAGCGCTGGCGAACCCCCGGCGACGCGCGGCTATCCGCCGTCGACGTTCTCGGTGCTCGCGAGACTCCTCGAACGAGCAGGCACCGCCGAGACCGGGTCGATCACCGGCCTCTACACCGTGCTCGTCGACGGCGACGACCACAACGAGCCGATCGCGGACGCTGCGAGAGGGATCCTGGACGGGCACGTGGTGCTCGATCGATCTCTCGCGATCCGCGGGCACTTCCCCGCCGTGGACGCTCTGGGTTCCGTGTCGCGCGTGGTCTCGAAGATCACGACTCCCGAGCAGCGTCAGCAGGCGGTGATGCTGCGGAGCGTGCTCGCCGCGCGCCGCAGCGCGAACGATCTGATCGACATCGGCGCCTACCGTCAGGGTGCCAACCCGCTCGTCGACTCCGCCATCGAGCATGAGTCGGAGATCGCGCGGTTCCTGACCCAGCCGATGGACGATCTGAGCACCGTCGACGAATCCTGGCAGCGACTCGCTGCCCTCACGAGCGAGTTCGGAGGACTCACCCCATGA
- a CDS encoding MotA/TolQ/ExbB proton channel family protein, with amino-acid sequence MDPAFIIGVILAFGALVAMITMEGASFQALLIPAPMILVLGSTIGVGIASHTMRDTIIAVKSLGRMVRGPKATPEAVIPFLVGYAEKARGEGLLSLEQEVDSAPDAFTRQALQALADGTDAEDLRMTMDDEITATSSRTRVAAKFFASLGGYAPTIGIVGTVVSLTHVLEKLDEPDHLGPMIAAAFVATLWGLLSANFIWNPIAGRLNRIGAVELERMTLVSEGMLAIQAGSAPHLLQERLEALSTVKPRAGKKKGLSAEESS; translated from the coding sequence ATGGATCCCGCATTCATCATCGGGGTCATCCTCGCCTTCGGCGCACTCGTCGCGATGATCACGATGGAGGGCGCGAGCTTCCAGGCGCTGCTCATCCCGGCCCCGATGATCCTCGTGCTCGGCTCGACGATCGGCGTCGGCATCGCGAGCCACACGATGCGTGACACGATCATCGCGGTCAAGAGTCTCGGACGAATGGTGCGCGGGCCCAAGGCGACCCCGGAGGCCGTGATCCCCTTCCTCGTCGGATACGCCGAGAAGGCGCGCGGCGAAGGACTGCTCTCCCTCGAGCAGGAGGTCGACTCCGCGCCCGATGCGTTCACGCGCCAGGCCCTGCAGGCACTCGCCGACGGCACCGATGCCGAGGATCTGCGCATGACGATGGACGACGAGATCACCGCGACGTCGTCGCGCACCCGCGTGGCCGCGAAGTTCTTCGCCTCGCTGGGCGGCTATGCGCCGACGATCGGCATCGTCGGCACGGTCGTCTCGCTCACGCACGTGCTCGAGAAGCTCGACGAGCCCGATCACCTCGGACCCATGATCGCGGCCGCATTCGTCGCCACGCTGTGGGGACTCCTCTCCGCGAACTTCATCTGGAACCCGATCGCGGGACGCCTCAATCGAATCGGCGCCGTCGAGCTCGAGCGCATGACGCTGGTGTCCGAGGGCATGCTCGCGATCCAGGCCGGCAGCGCGCCGCACCTTCTGCAGGAGCGGCTCGAGGCACTGTCGACCGTCAAGCCCAGGGCTGGGAAGAAGAAGGGGCTGTCCGCGGAGGAGTCCTCGTGA
- a CDS encoding flagellar hook protein FlgE: protein MLRSLYSGISGLRSHQTMLDVTGNNIANVNTAGFKGSSVLFQDSLSQLIGNPGIPDDEVGGRNPAQVGLGVQVAGVRTNFAQGSAQATGRGGDLMISGDGFFAVSSGGETLYTRAGGFSFDPTGKMVTADGAVVQGWSAQNGVVNAGQAVGNIVLPLDAVSPARATSAATVTGNLPSTAAVGDELVRDVTIFDAQGTPSTLSLTFTKTAAGWNVEEPTSGATGALTFTNGEQAAPGLTLAVGGVSVDLSAVTGYATLSTVAVTDQDGAAAGTLKSYSITGDGSIVGTFSNGATQTLGKIAMATFANPEGLEKAGGSAYRPSVNSGAARMGEPGQAGFGDLVSGALEMSNVDLSQEFTNLIVAQRGFQANARIITTSDEVLQELTQLKR, encoded by the coding sequence ATGCTCCGCTCGCTCTACTCCGGGATCTCCGGCCTCCGTTCGCACCAGACCATGCTCGACGTCACGGGCAACAACATCGCCAACGTCAACACCGCAGGTTTCAAGGGCTCGTCGGTGCTGTTCCAGGACTCGCTGTCACAGCTCATCGGCAACCCCGGCATCCCCGACGACGAGGTGGGCGGGCGCAACCCGGCCCAGGTCGGCCTCGGCGTGCAGGTGGCCGGTGTGCGCACGAACTTCGCACAGGGCTCGGCCCAGGCGACCGGTCGCGGTGGCGACCTGATGATCTCCGGCGACGGATTCTTCGCCGTGAGCTCGGGTGGCGAGACCCTCTACACCCGTGCCGGAGGGTTCTCCTTCGACCCGACGGGCAAGATGGTCACCGCTGACGGCGCCGTGGTGCAGGGCTGGTCGGCGCAGAACGGGGTGGTCAACGCCGGGCAGGCGGTCGGCAACATCGTGCTTCCGCTCGACGCCGTGTCGCCGGCGCGGGCGACGAGCGCGGCGACCGTCACGGGCAACCTGCCCTCGACCGCCGCAGTGGGCGACGAACTGGTGCGCGACGTCACGATCTTCGACGCGCAGGGAACCCCCTCGACCCTCAGCCTGACGTTCACGAAGACCGCCGCCGGGTGGAATGTCGAGGAGCCGACCAGCGGTGCCACCGGCGCACTGACCTTCACGAACGGCGAGCAGGCGGCTCCGGGTCTCACTCTCGCCGTCGGCGGCGTCAGCGTCGACCTCAGCGCCGTCACCGGCTACGCGACCCTGTCGACCGTGGCGGTCACCGATCAGGACGGCGCGGCCGCCGGGACGCTCAAGTCCTACAGCATCACCGGAGACGGATCGATCGTCGGCACGTTCAGCAACGGAGCCACGCAGACCCTCGGCAAGATCGCGATGGCGACCTTCGCGAACCCGGAAGGACTCGAGAAGGCCGGCGGAAGCGCCTACCGCCCGTCGGTCAACTCGGGGGCCGCGCGCATGGGCGAGCCCGGACAGGCGGGCTTCGGCGACCTCGTGTCGGGTGCGCTGGAGATGAGCAACGTCGATCTCTCGCAGGAGTTCACCAATCTGATCGTCGCACAGCGCGGCTTCCAGGCGAATGCGCGCATCATCACGACGAGTGACGAGGTGCTTCAGGAGCTCACGCAGCTCAAGCGCTGA
- a CDS encoding flagellar FlbD family protein translates to MITVTRLDHTRFAVNPDLIERIQESPDTTLHMIDGHVYVVAEALDAVVDLIVSYRARVLHAAQAMTAQTGA, encoded by the coding sequence ATGATCACCGTCACCCGCCTCGACCACACCCGGTTCGCGGTCAACCCCGACCTGATCGAACGCATCCAGGAATCGCCCGACACGACCCTGCACATGATCGACGGCCATGTGTACGTCGTCGCCGAGGCATTGGACGCGGTCGTCGACCTCATCGTGTCGTATCGCGCCCGCGTGCTGCATGCCGCACAGGCCATGACCGCTCAGACGGGGGCGTGA
- a CDS encoding flagellar FliJ family protein, which translates to MTFPLAGLLRVRGAQERVAAEHLSRATAERVQTETAAQDAQSSLAELSAHVNDASTLLAMAAARAAGRSALSDLQALTELRRAAEEEAKGAHIEARRELKGLERLESTHRVEEARAELSAEQNRLDEIAVARAGRGAVGAA; encoded by the coding sequence ATGACCTTTCCTCTGGCCGGGCTGCTCCGCGTGCGCGGCGCCCAGGAGCGCGTCGCCGCCGAGCATCTCTCGCGCGCGACTGCCGAGCGCGTGCAGACCGAGACCGCGGCGCAGGATGCTCAGTCGAGCCTCGCCGAGCTCAGCGCACACGTGAACGATGCGTCGACGTTGCTGGCGATGGCCGCCGCGCGCGCCGCCGGTCGCAGCGCCCTCAGCGACCTGCAGGCGCTCACCGAGCTCCGCCGTGCGGCGGAGGAAGAGGCGAAGGGTGCGCATATCGAGGCGAGGCGCGAGCTGAAGGGCCTCGAGAGGCTGGAGAGCACGCACCGCGTCGAGGAGGCTCGTGCCGAACTGTCGGCGGAGCAGAACAGACTCGATGAGATCGCGGTCGCACGCGCCGGTCGTGGAGCGGTGGGTGCCGCATGA